The genomic region CTAGTGTCCTGAGTCAGAGATTCGTTTAGAAAGGCGCTCGACCTTGCCCAAGATCAGGTCCGCGTCCGCCGTCCACACGAACGGCTTGGGATCTTTGTTGCGCTGATCCAGGTAGTCCAGCATCGCCTTCTCCAACGCCCGCACCGCCGTGTGGCTTCCGCGCCGGACGCATCGTTCGGTCACTTCGGCAAACAATCGCTCCACTAGGTTTAACCAACTGCCGCTGGTGGGCGTGAAGTGGACGTGATAACGAGGGTGGCGCGCCAACCACGTGCGCACCTTGTTGACCTTGTGCGTTCCGTAGTTGTCCATCACCAGATGAACGTCAAAACCGCCGGGAAGATTCGCGTCGATGTCGTTGAGAAACTGCAGGAACTCTTGGTGCCGGTGGCGTCGATAGCAACTGCTGATCGTGACTCCGCTGGCCACATCCAGGGCCGCGAACAGTGATGTGACTCCATGTCGTTCGTAGTCATGCGATTGGCGCGCCGGCACACCAGGAGCCAGCGGCAGAATTGGCTGGGTGCGGTTCAACGCCTGCACCTGGCTCTTCTCGTCCACACACAGGACGATCGCTCTATCCGGAGGATTCAGGTACAAGCCGACGATGTCCCGCACCTTCTCGACGAACTGTGGGTCTTTGGAGAACTTGAAGTTCTCCACGCGATGCGGCTGCAGTCCGAAAGCACGCCAAATCCGCACGATGGCGGTCTGCGAAAGGCCCGTCTTCTTTGCCATCAACCGGGTGCTCCAATGCGTGCTGTTCCCTGGCATGGACTCCAGCGTTTTCGTGATCACCTCTTCGACTCTGGCGTCGCTTATCGACCGCGGTGCGCCCAAGCGAGGCTCGTCGAGTAAACCCTCCAGGCGCTCCACCCGAAATCGCTCCCGCCATTTGCAGACCGTCGCTCCCGTGATTCGTAAGCGCTTCGCCACCTCGCCGTTGCTCAGTCCGTCATTGCAGCCAAGAACAATGCGGGCGCGCATGGCGATCGCTTGCGCGGACTTCGGGCGACGCGCCAGCATCGACAGTTTCTCTTTCTCCTGCGGGGTCACGTTGAGCGGTTTGGTGGGGCGTCCGATGGCCATACACAAGTATGCATCGGCGCGTCGCATTAATCAACGTATTTCTGACTCAGTACACTAGCAGTATGCGGAAAAACTCTCTGAAACAAGTTACGGTCTGAATGTTCTGATCGTCTAATTGGTATGCGCGGTCAAGACCATCAGCAATCGGACATTTTCAGCTACCTTTCGCCCGAACAGCGGGTCCGGCAGGACCATCCTCTGCGCGCCATTCGAGCCATGGCGGACCTGGCCCTTTGGAGCATGTCGGCGCGATTTGACGCGATGTACGCAAAGACCGGCCGCCCCTCGATTCCGCCGGAGAAGTTGCTGCGGGCGCAACTGATCCAGATGTTGTACTCGGTGCGGAGCGAACGGCTGCTGATGGAAGAGATCGATTATAGTGTGCTGTATCGGTGGTTTGTAGGCATGAACCTGGACGAACCAGTATGGGACGTGACGGTGTTCACCAAGAACCGGGACCGACTGTTGGACGGGGACGTGGCACGGGAGTTCTTGTGTGAGGTGCTGAAGCAGGCGCAGGAAAAGAACCTGACCAGTGACGAGCACTTCACGGTGGACGGAACGTTGATCGAAGCCTGGGCCAGCTTGAAGAGTTTTCAACGCAAGGACCAGAAGAACACACCACCCGATGATTGCGGCAATCCCACGGTGGATTTTCACGGCGAGAAGCGAAGCAATGAAACACACGAATCCACCACCGATCCCGACGCGCGCTTGGCGCGGAAGGGGAACGGTAAGGAAGCCAAGTTGAGCTACAACGGGAATCTGCTGACGGAGCACCGCAACGGACTGATCGTAGCGACGGAGGTGTTCCAAGCCAATGGCACCGCCGAACGCGACGCCGCGCTGGTGATGTTAGAACAGATTCCGGGGGTGGAACGAGTGACCGTAGGTGGAGACAAAGGGTACGATACCAGGGACTTCGTGGCGGAATGCCGGAACATGAACGTGACGCCGCACGTGGTGCAGAACACGAAGCGGAACGGGGGCAGCGCCATTGACGGACGGACCACGCGGCACGGCGGATACGAGATCAGTCAGAAGAAACGGAAGCGAATTGAAGAGTGCTTCGGATGGCTGAAAAGGATTGCGCTGATGGGGAAGGTGAGGCATCGGGGCTTGGAGAAGGTGAGTTGGGTTTTCACGTTCGCGGCGGCGGCCTACAACCTGGTGAGGATGAAAAATCTGGCGGCCACTTCAGTTGGAGCCGCATGAGTCAGGGCAGAAGTGTGCCCGCTCGCGGCCGAAGCGGGCAAAACCGGTCGCAGTTACAAGCACTTATGCGCCTCAAACGCAGTTCGGAGGCGGCCAACCTTG from bacterium harbors:
- a CDS encoding IS5 family transposase, whose translation is MRGQDHQQSDIFSYLSPEQRVRQDHPLRAIRAMADLALWSMSARFDAMYAKTGRPSIPPEKLLRAQLIQMLYSVRSERLLMEEIDYSVLYRWFVGMNLDEPVWDVTVFTKNRDRLLDGDVAREFLCEVLKQAQEKNLTSDEHFTVDGTLIEAWASLKSFQRKDQKNTPPDDCGNPTVDFHGEKRSNETHESTTDPDARLARKGNGKEAKLSYNGNLLTEHRNGLIVATEVFQANGTAERDAALVMLEQIPGVERVTVGGDKGYDTRDFVAECRNMNVTPHVVQNTKRNGGSAIDGRTTRHGGYEISQKKRKRIEECFGWLKRIALMGKVRHRGLEKVSWVFTFAAAAYNLVRMKNLAATSVGAA
- a CDS encoding IS630 family transposase, with translation MAIGRPTKPLNVTPQEKEKLSMLARRPKSAQAIAMRARIVLGCNDGLSNGEVAKRLRITGATVCKWRERFRVERLEGLLDEPRLGAPRSISDARVEEVITKTLESMPGNSTHWSTRLMAKKTGLSQTAIVRIWRAFGLQPHRVENFKFSKDPQFVEKVRDIVGLYLNPPDRAIVLCVDEKSQVQALNRTQPILPLAPGVPARQSHDYERHGVTSLFAALDVASGVTISSCYRRHRHQEFLQFLNDIDANLPGGFDVHLVMDNYGTHKVNKVRTWLARHPRYHVHFTPTSGSWLNLVERLFAEVTERCVRRGSHTAVRALEKAMLDYLDQRNKDPKPFVWTADADLILGKVERLSKRISDSGH